GCGCTTTGCGGGGCTGGCCGCGTATCTATCCGCGAGGCTGCGCGTCGGGTTGAACGCGACGTGAAAGCTGTCCATGGTGACGTAAGGGCGCTTCTGGAAGCTGGGATACTGAACCGCACACCCAATGGGCGCATTGAGTTTCCGTTCGACGCCGTGAGGGTAGAGTTCCTACTGAGAGCAGCATAGGCCGGAAGGGGCCGGTGTCGAACCATGGTGTGCAGCCGAATGGGCCGTCG
The Candidatus Methylomirabilis sp. DNA segment above includes these coding regions:
- a CDS encoding DNA-binding protein, with amino-acid sequence MNTVVLEVRSLKETLIDASRAMKTGRAKPEARISFATPELLWQVLTAKRWELLKALCGAGRVSIREAARRVERDVKAVHGDVRALLEAGILNRTPNGRIEFPFDAVRVEFLLRAA